The following coding sequences are from one Hippopotamus amphibius kiboko isolate mHipAmp2 chromosome 9, mHipAmp2.hap2, whole genome shotgun sequence window:
- the LITAFD gene encoding lITAF domain-containing protein produces MGASRDQPLATQSLEPDAAPTPLLEQRTSWAPRGNQFQGPPPPYPPPPPGLGAPPPSYVYPEPFTSAPRLLSPVSVRSVCPYCGNHIITVTTPVPGTLTWLLCTGIFMARCFMGCCFIPFCMDSLMDVRHTCPVCRQELSRYKRL; encoded by the exons ATGGGGGCCTCCCGGGACCAGCCCTTAGCCACTCAGAGCTTGGAACCCGATGCTGCCCCGACACCATTGCTGGAACAGAGGACCTCCTGGGCCCCAAGAGGGAACCAATTCCAAG GGCCTCCTCCTCCTTACCCTCCTCCGCCTCCAGGACTTGGAGCACCTCCACCATCGTACGTTTACCCAG AACCGTTCACCAGCGCACCTAGGCTGCTGTCTCCAGTTTCCGTAAGGTCCGTGTGTCCGTACTGCGGGAACCACATCATCACGGTGACCACCCCGGTCCCCGGCACCCTCACCTGGCTTCTGTGCACCGGCATCTTCATGGCCAG GTGTTTCATGGGCTGCTGCTTCATCCCCTTCTGCATGGACAGCTTGATGGACGTGAGGCACACATGCCCTGTGTGCCGCCAGGAGCTCTCCCGCTACAAACGCCTGTGA